A DNA window from Streptomyces sp. CA-278952 contains the following coding sequences:
- the pepN gene encoding aminopeptidase N — protein sequence MPGTNLTREEAQERARLLTVDAYEIDLDLSGAQEGGTYRSVTTVRFDCAEAGAESFIDLVAPAVHDVVLNGKDLDVAAVFRDARIALPHLREGANELKVVADCSYTNTGEGLHRFVDPVDEQAYLYTQFEVPDARRVFASFEQPDLKATFAFTVKAPSGWTVISNSPTPEPAGDVWTFEPTPRISTYITALIVGPYHAVHSSYEKDGQSVPLGIYCRPSLAEYLDAEDIFAVTRQGFEWFQEKFDYAYPFAKYDQLFVPEFNAGAMENAGAVTIRDQYVFRSKVTDAAYEVRAETILHELAHMWFGDLVTMEWWNDLWLNESFATYTSIACQADAAGSKWPHSWTTFANSMKTWAYRQDQLPSTHPIMADIQDLDDVLVNFDGITYAKGASVLKQLVAYVGKDAFFQGVQAYFKAHAFGNTRLSDLLGALEKTSGRDLKTWSKAWLETAGINILRPEIETDADGRVTSFTVLQEAPALPAGAKGEPTLRPHRIAIGAYDLDADGKLVRTDRIELDVDGERTDVPALVGKARPAVVLLNDDDLSYAKVRLDAESLRVVTEHLGDFAESLPRALSWASAWDMTRDGELATRDYLALVLSGIGKESDIGVVQSLHRQAKLALDLYAAPEAREGALNQWTEATLAHLHAAEPGSDHQLAWARAFAATARNPQQLDLLQSLLDGTESIEGLTVDTELRWAFVQRLAAAGLLDEEEIAAEYERDRTAAGERHAASARAAQPSEEAKAEAWASVVESGKLPNSLQEAVISGFVQADQRELLAPYTEKYFASVKDVSESRSHEMAQQIIVGLYPALQVSQETLDATDAWLASAEPSAALRRLMSESRSGVERALKARAADAAAATA from the coding sequence GTGCCTGGCACGAATCTGACCCGCGAAGAGGCGCAGGAGCGGGCGCGCCTGCTGACCGTGGACGCGTACGAGATCGATCTCGACCTCTCCGGAGCGCAGGAGGGCGGCACCTACCGGTCCGTGACCACCGTGCGCTTCGACTGCGCGGAGGCGGGTGCGGAGTCGTTCATCGATCTGGTCGCCCCGGCCGTTCACGACGTGGTGCTGAACGGCAAGGACCTGGACGTGGCCGCCGTGTTCCGCGACGCGCGGATCGCCCTGCCGCATCTGCGTGAGGGCGCCAACGAGCTGAAGGTCGTCGCCGACTGCTCGTACACCAACACCGGTGAGGGCCTGCACCGGTTCGTCGACCCGGTCGACGAGCAGGCCTATCTGTACACGCAGTTCGAGGTCCCGGACGCGCGCCGCGTCTTCGCCTCGTTCGAGCAGCCCGACCTGAAGGCGACCTTCGCGTTCACCGTGAAGGCCCCGTCCGGCTGGACGGTCATCTCGAACTCCCCGACGCCGGAGCCTGCGGGCGACGTCTGGACCTTCGAGCCGACGCCGCGCATCTCCACGTACATCACGGCCCTCATCGTGGGCCCGTACCACGCGGTGCACAGCAGCTACGAGAAGGACGGCCAGTCCGTCCCGCTCGGCATCTACTGCCGCCCCTCGCTGGCGGAGTACCTGGACGCGGAGGACATCTTCGCCGTCACCCGGCAGGGCTTCGAGTGGTTCCAGGAGAAGTTCGACTACGCGTACCCATTCGCCAAGTACGACCAGCTCTTCGTCCCGGAGTTCAACGCGGGTGCGATGGAGAACGCGGGTGCGGTCACCATCCGCGACCAGTACGTCTTCCGCTCCAAGGTGACGGACGCGGCGTACGAGGTGCGGGCCGAGACCATCCTGCACGAGCTGGCCCACATGTGGTTCGGCGACCTCGTGACGATGGAGTGGTGGAACGACCTCTGGCTGAACGAGTCGTTCGCCACCTACACCTCGATCGCCTGCCAGGCGGACGCGGCGGGCTCGAAGTGGCCGCACTCCTGGACCACGTTCGCCAACTCCATGAAGACGTGGGCGTACCGGCAGGACCAACTGCCGTCCACGCACCCGATCATGGCGGACATCCAGGACCTGGACGACGTCCTCGTCAACTTCGACGGGATCACGTACGCCAAGGGCGCGTCCGTGCTCAAGCAGCTCGTGGCGTACGTCGGCAAGGACGCGTTCTTCCAGGGCGTCCAGGCGTACTTCAAGGCGCACGCCTTCGGCAACACCCGCCTCTCCGACCTGCTGGGCGCCCTGGAGAAGACCTCCGGCCGCGACCTGAAGACCTGGTCGAAGGCGTGGCTGGAGACGGCGGGCATCAACATCCTGCGCCCGGAGATCGAGACCGACGCCGACGGTCGTGTCACCTCGTTCACCGTGCTCCAGGAGGCCCCCGCGCTGCCCGCCGGCGCGAAGGGCGAGCCGACGCTGCGCCCGCACCGCATCGCCATCGGCGCCTACGACCTCGACGCGGACGGCAAGCTCGTGCGCACCGACCGGATCGAGCTGGACGTCGACGGCGAGCGGACCGACGTGCCCGCCCTGGTGGGCAAGGCCCGTCCGGCGGTCGTCCTGCTCAACGACGACGACCTCTCGTACGCGAAGGTCCGCCTCGACGCCGAGTCGCTGCGGGTCGTCACCGAGCACCTGGGCGACTTCGCCGAGTCGCTGCCGCGCGCCCTGAGCTGGGCCTCGGCCTGGGACATGACGCGCGACGGCGAGCTGGCCACCCGCGACTACCTCGCCCTGGTGCTCTCCGGCATCGGCAAGGAGTCGGACATCGGGGTCGTGCAGTCGCTGCACCGCCAGGCGAAGCTGGCACTCGACCTGTACGCGGCGCCGGAGGCCCGTGAGGGCGCGCTCAACCAGTGGACGGAGGCGACGCTGGCGCACCTGCACGCGGCGGAGCCGGGCAGCGACCACCAGCTGGCCTGGGCCCGTGCCTTCGCGGCGACGGCCCGCAACCCGCAGCAGCTGGACCTGCTCCAGTCGCTGCTGGACGGCACCGAGTCGATCGAGGGCCTGACCGTCGACACCGAGCTGCGGTGGGCGTTCGTGCAGCGGCTGGCGGCGGCCGGGCTGCTGGACGAGGAGGAGATCGCCGCCGAGTACGAGCGGGACAGGACGGCGGCGGGCGAGCGCCACGCGGCCTCCGCGCGGGCGGCCCAGCCCTCGGAGGAGGCCAAGGCCGAGGCGTGGGCCTCGGTCGTGGAGTCCGGCAAGCTGCCCAACTCGCTCCAGGAAGCGGTCATCAGCGGCTTCGTCCAGGCGGACCAGCGCGAGCTGCTGGCCCCGTACACGGAGAAGTACTTCGCTTCGGTGAAGGACGTCTCGGAGTCGCGCAGCCACGAGATGGCCCAGCAGATCATCGTGGGCCTCTACCCGGCCCTCCAGGTATCGCAGGAGACGCTGGACGCCACGGACGCCTGGCTGGCCTCGGCCGAGCCGAGCGCGGCCCTGCGCCGGCTGATGTCGGAGTCGCGGTCCGGTGTGGAGCGCGCTCTGAAGGCACGGGCGGCGGACGCGGCGGCGGCCACCGCCTGA
- a CDS encoding LysR family transcriptional regulator: MTEWDVKKLRILRTLRDRGTVTATAEALRMTPSAVSQQLTNLAKQLGVDLLEAQGRRVRLTDAAHLVLRHAEAVFAQLERAEAELTGYLRGEAGEVRVAAFSTAVPALVVPAVRLLRAEDRPGPDVRVREAEAAQAYELLTAGEVDLALSLAAHAPTARDPRFSLFPLLADPLDVALPADHPLAGAPALRLADLAADRWIFGGSGPWSEITTAACEAAGFVPEQAHSAAGWTAILALVEAGMGVALVPRMAARERREGVVMRVLEADRPRRHVVAAVRHGAESGPAVGRVLAALTSVASSFS; this comes from the coding sequence ATGACCGAGTGGGACGTCAAGAAGCTCCGCATCCTGCGCACCCTGCGCGACCGGGGCACGGTGACGGCGACCGCCGAGGCGCTCCGGATGACCCCCTCCGCCGTCTCCCAGCAGCTCACCAACCTGGCCAAGCAGCTCGGCGTGGACCTCCTGGAGGCCCAGGGCCGCCGCGTCCGCCTCACCGACGCCGCCCACCTCGTCCTGCGCCACGCGGAGGCGGTCTTCGCCCAGCTGGAGCGGGCCGAGGCCGAACTGACCGGTTATCTGCGCGGCGAGGCGGGCGAGGTCAGGGTGGCCGCGTTCTCCACCGCCGTGCCCGCCCTCGTCGTCCCCGCCGTCCGGCTCCTGCGCGCCGAGGACCGCCCGGGGCCCGACGTACGGGTACGGGAGGCCGAGGCCGCCCAGGCCTACGAGCTGCTCACCGCGGGCGAGGTGGACCTGGCCCTGTCGCTGGCCGCCCACGCGCCCACCGCCCGCGACCCCCGCTTCAGCCTCTTCCCGCTGCTCGCCGACCCCCTGGACGTGGCGCTCCCCGCCGACCACCCACTGGCCGGCGCCCCCGCCCTGCGCCTCGCGGACCTGGCCGCCGACCGCTGGATCTTCGGCGGCTCGGGGCCCTGGTCCGAGATCACCACCGCCGCCTGCGAGGCGGCGGGCTTCGTCCCCGAGCAGGCCCACAGCGCCGCCGGGTGGACCGCGATCCTCGCCCTGGTCGAGGCGGGCATGGGCGTCGCACTGGTCCCCCGCATGGCCGCCCGGGAGCGTCGCGAGGGCGTGGTGATGCGGGTGCTGGAGGCGGACCGGCCGCGCCGCCACGTGGTGGCGGCGGTCCGGCACGGGGCAGAGAGCGGACCGGCGGTGGGCCGGGTCCTCGCGGCGCTCACCAGCGTCGCCTCATCATTCAGCTGA
- a CDS encoding type II toxin-antitoxin system PemK/MazF family toxin: MRRGDIYLVDYEPVRDSEANKARPSIIVSNDGANAAVDRAGRGVVTVVPLTSNVSRLYPFQVLLQAGDSGLAKDSKVQCEQVRAMAQERFVRQIGRVPRQRMAEIDAALRRHLAL, translated from the coding sequence ATGAGGCGCGGTGACATCTATCTGGTCGACTACGAGCCGGTGCGGGACAGCGAGGCCAACAAGGCGCGTCCCTCGATCATCGTCTCCAATGATGGTGCGAACGCCGCGGTGGACCGGGCGGGACGCGGCGTGGTCACCGTGGTGCCGCTGACGTCGAACGTCTCTCGCCTCTACCCCTTCCAGGTGCTTCTCCAAGCGGGCGATTCCGGCCTGGCGAAGGACTCCAAGGTGCAGTGCGAGCAGGTACGGGCGATGGCTCAGGAGCGGTTCGTGCGGCAGATCGGCCGGGTCCCCCGCCAGCGCATGGCCGAGATCGACGCGGCCCTCCGCCGCCATCTCGCGCTCTGA
- a CDS encoding ribbon-helix-helix domain-containing protein, which yields MKISVSLPQEDVAFVDEYATKTEADSRSAVIHAAIELLRASNLEADYVAAFAEWDESEDAAFWDKFSGDGIVDEAR from the coding sequence ATGAAGATCAGTGTGAGTCTGCCGCAGGAGGATGTCGCCTTCGTCGACGAGTACGCGACGAAGACCGAAGCGGATTCCCGGTCCGCCGTCATACACGCCGCCATCGAGCTGTTGCGAGCCTCGAATCTTGAGGCCGACTACGTGGCGGCTTTCGCCGAATGGGATGAGAGCGAGGACGCCGCGTTCTGGGACAAGTTCTCGGGGGACGGGATCGTCGATGAGGCGCGGTGA
- the malQ gene encoding 4-alpha-glucanotransferase yields MGLSRLAALHGVATSYSPSPDVTVSVPDDTVIAVLAALGVDAGTPADVRKCLVAAESRSRLLPPTVVVWAGEPLPPALAGLPPGSTVTVEPEPAETQGHPSGRPPAPLSMRARAAAPASSMTPPEGATAPPVTPGATALPVTPPGDADSAPPASAPAGTATATATASAPHPQRAGEEPGAPAAVPAWWIPPPPGVHRVHVVTPDHRRATATLVVAPARVPQPPERSHGFLVQLYSLLSARSWGMGDLGDLADLAAWSGRTLGSGFVQVNPLHAAVPGHPTDPSPYRPSSRRFPDPVHLRVESIPEYGHVRDRAALDDLRQDAAALSEAVLNKGALIDRDAVWELKRQALELVVEVPLTPGRRAAYCDFLAEQGQALEDHALWCALAEVHGPDWHAWPEALRDPRSPGTARARAELLDRVDFHCRLAWLTATQLADAQRAAEDAGMSVGIVHDLAVGVHPAGADTWAQQEAFAHGMSVGAPPDAFNARGQDWGLPPWRPDVLAATGYAAYRGLLRGLLADAGALRIDHVMGLFRLWWVPEGGPPTDGTYVAQDAEAMLAVLVLEAHRAGAVVVGEDLGTVEPGVREALARRGVLGTSVLWFERDWDGDGRPLAPEKWRRDCLATATTHDLPSTAARLTGDHVTLRHRLGLLARSLEEELTEDATDTAEWLALLARLRILPEGDGDEEAAVRAVHRFLLRTPARMTGVWLPDTVGDRRPQNLPGTWDQYPNWRLPIADTEGHPVTLEEITASPRLHALMDVLRPRKPRTAPPGERGPQPFATLAPWKR; encoded by the coding sequence ATGGGCTTGTCCCGGCTCGCCGCACTGCACGGTGTCGCCACCTCCTACTCCCCGTCGCCGGATGTCACGGTGTCCGTCCCCGACGACACGGTCATCGCCGTGCTCGCCGCGCTGGGCGTCGACGCCGGCACTCCGGCGGACGTACGGAAGTGCCTCGTCGCCGCGGAGTCCCGCTCGCGCCTGCTGCCGCCGACCGTGGTGGTCTGGGCCGGCGAGCCCCTGCCGCCCGCCCTCGCCGGGCTGCCCCCCGGCTCGACCGTCACGGTCGAGCCGGAACCGGCCGAGACCCAGGGACACCCCTCGGGCCGCCCGCCCGCCCCGCTGAGCATGCGGGCCCGTGCGGCGGCCCCGGCCTCGTCCATGACGCCGCCGGAGGGCGCCACCGCGCCGCCCGTCACCCCCGGCGCCACCGCCCTACCCGTGACGCCGCCGGGGGACGCGGACTCCGCCCCGCCCGCGTCCGCTCCTGCGGGTACCGCCACCGCCACCGCCACCGCGTCCGCGCCGCACCCGCAGCGCGCCGGGGAGGAGCCCGGCGCTCCGGCCGCCGTCCCCGCCTGGTGGATCCCGCCGCCCCCCGGCGTCCACCGCGTCCACGTCGTGACGCCGGACCACCGCCGCGCCACCGCCACCCTCGTCGTCGCCCCGGCCCGCGTCCCGCAGCCGCCCGAGCGCTCCCACGGCTTCCTGGTCCAGCTCTACTCCCTGCTCTCCGCCCGCTCCTGGGGCATGGGCGACCTCGGCGACCTGGCCGACCTCGCCGCCTGGTCCGGGCGGACCCTCGGCTCCGGGTTCGTCCAGGTCAACCCGTTGCACGCGGCCGTCCCCGGGCACCCCACCGACCCGTCCCCGTACCGCCCCTCCTCACGCCGCTTCCCCGACCCGGTGCACCTGCGCGTCGAGTCGATCCCCGAATACGGCCACGTCCGCGACCGGGCCGCCCTGGACGACCTCCGGCAGGACGCCGCCGCCCTCAGCGAGGCCGTGCTGAACAAGGGCGCGCTGATCGACCGGGACGCCGTCTGGGAGCTGAAGCGCCAGGCCCTGGAGCTGGTCGTCGAGGTGCCGCTCACCCCCGGCCGCCGCGCCGCCTACTGCGACTTCCTGGCCGAGCAGGGCCAGGCGCTGGAGGACCACGCCCTGTGGTGCGCGCTCGCCGAGGTGCACGGCCCCGACTGGCACGCCTGGCCCGAGGCCCTGCGCGACCCCCGCTCCCCGGGAACCGCCCGCGCCCGGGCCGAACTGCTGGACCGGGTCGACTTCCACTGCCGCCTCGCCTGGCTGACCGCCACCCAGCTCGCCGACGCCCAGCGGGCCGCCGAGGACGCCGGGATGAGCGTCGGGATCGTCCACGACCTCGCCGTCGGCGTGCACCCGGCCGGCGCCGACACCTGGGCCCAGCAGGAGGCATTCGCCCACGGCATGTCCGTCGGCGCGCCCCCCGACGCCTTCAACGCGCGCGGCCAGGACTGGGGCCTGCCGCCCTGGCGCCCCGACGTCCTCGCCGCCACCGGTTATGCCGCCTACCGGGGCCTGCTGCGCGGACTGCTGGCCGACGCCGGGGCCCTGCGCATCGACCACGTCATGGGCCTGTTCCGGCTCTGGTGGGTGCCCGAGGGCGGCCCGCCCACCGACGGTACGTACGTCGCCCAGGACGCCGAGGCGATGCTCGCCGTCCTCGTCCTGGAGGCCCACCGGGCCGGGGCCGTCGTCGTCGGCGAGGACCTCGGCACCGTCGAGCCCGGCGTCCGCGAGGCGCTCGCCCGGCGCGGCGTGCTCGGCACCTCGGTGCTCTGGTTCGAACGCGACTGGGACGGCGACGGACGGCCGCTCGCCCCGGAGAAGTGGCGCCGGGACTGCCTGGCCACCGCCACCACCCACGACCTGCCCTCCACCGCCGCCCGGCTGACCGGCGACCATGTGACGCTGCGCCACCGCCTCGGCCTGCTCGCCCGCTCCCTGGAGGAGGAGCTGACCGAGGACGCCACCGACACCGCCGAGTGGCTGGCCCTCCTCGCCCGGCTGCGGATACTCCCCGAGGGCGACGGCGACGAGGAGGCCGCCGTCCGGGCCGTCCACCGCTTCCTGCTGCGCACCCCCGCCAGGATGACCGGCGTCTGGCTCCCCGACACCGTCGGCGACCGCCGCCCGCAGAATCTCCCCGGCACCTGGGACCAGTACCCCAACTGGCGCCTCCCGATCGCCGACACCGAGGGGCACCCGGTCACCCTGGAGGAGATCACCGCCTCGCCCCGGCTGCACGCGCTGATGGACGTCCTGCGGCCCCGAAAGCCTCGTACGGCACCCCCGGGCGAGCGCGGTCCCCAGCCGTTCGCTACGTTGGCACCGTGGAAAAGATGA
- the alc gene encoding allantoicase, with translation MTFDASETTFQDPDTDPHANDAAPYGGGDPYADYREAGDLPFTELVDLADRRLGAGVIAANDEFFAERENLLIRERAVFDPEHFGHKGKIMDGWETRRRRGAGAETPFPAPEDHDWAIVRLGAPGIVRGLIVDTAHFRGNYPQRVSVQATSVEGAPSPEQLLADDVKWEEILPPTPVRGHAANAFEITGGRRYTHLRLCQHPDGGIARLRVHGEVVPDPAWLAALGTIDLISVLNGGTYEDASDRFYSSPTQIILPGTSRKMDDGWENRRRRVRDTNDWVRFRLPAQGAVRAIEIDTAYLKGNSAGWIALQGRNGDTGEWFEIVPRTRLQPDTLHRFVLRAQAVVTHVRLDAFPDGGVARMRLHGTLTESGAAELTRRYEESGA, from the coding sequence ATGACCTTCGACGCGAGCGAGACCACATTCCAGGACCCCGACACCGACCCCCACGCCAATGACGCCGCGCCCTACGGCGGCGGCGACCCGTACGCCGACTACCGCGAAGCCGGAGACCTCCCCTTCACCGAGCTGGTCGACCTCGCCGACCGCCGCCTCGGCGCGGGCGTGATCGCCGCCAACGACGAGTTCTTCGCCGAGCGCGAGAACCTCCTGATCCGTGAGCGCGCCGTCTTCGACCCCGAGCACTTCGGGCACAAGGGCAAGATCATGGACGGCTGGGAGACCCGCCGCCGCAGGGGAGCGGGCGCCGAGACCCCCTTCCCGGCCCCCGAGGACCACGACTGGGCCATCGTCCGCCTCGGCGCGCCCGGCATCGTCCGCGGCCTGATCGTCGACACCGCCCACTTCCGCGGCAACTACCCGCAGCGCGTATCCGTGCAGGCCACCTCCGTCGAGGGCGCCCCGAGCCCCGAGCAACTGCTCGCCGACGACGTGAAGTGGGAGGAGATCCTCCCGCCCACCCCCGTACGCGGCCACGCGGCCAACGCCTTCGAGATCACCGGCGGCCGCCGCTACACCCACCTGCGCCTCTGCCAGCACCCCGACGGCGGCATCGCCCGCCTCCGCGTGCACGGCGAGGTCGTCCCGGACCCGGCCTGGCTCGCCGCACTCGGCACCATCGACCTGATCTCGGTGCTCAACGGCGGTACGTACGAGGACGCCTCCGACCGCTTCTACTCCTCGCCCACCCAGATCATCCTGCCGGGCACCTCCCGCAAGATGGACGACGGCTGGGAGAACCGCCGCCGCCGGGTCCGCGACACCAACGACTGGGTCCGCTTCCGCCTCCCCGCCCAGGGCGCGGTCCGCGCGATCGAGATCGACACCGCCTACCTCAAGGGCAACTCCGCCGGCTGGATCGCCCTCCAGGGCCGCAACGGCGACACCGGCGAGTGGTTCGAGATCGTCCCGCGCACCCGCCTCCAGCCCGACACCCTCCACCGCTTCGTGCTGCGCGCCCAGGCCGTCGTCACCCACGTCCGCCTCGACGCCTTCCCCGACGGCGGCGTGGCCCGGATGCGTCTGCACGGCACGCTCACGGAGTCCGGCGCGGCCGAGCTGACCCGCCGTTACGAGGAGTCGGGCGCGTGA